A genomic window from Flavobacterium johnsoniae includes:
- a CDS encoding glycoside hydrolase family 95 protein — protein MPYHSLKKSLLLLLTLTGFSVFAQQDLKLQYKQPAVEWTEALPVGNGTLGAMVFGRVDSELIQLNEATLWSGGPVQKNVNPDAFQNLTLIREALKNEDFEKAYNLTKNMQGPYSESFMPLGDLILKQDFNGQKIESYNRSLDIETGLAITNFSVNGVNYKREIFASAPAQCIVIKLSADQLKKLSFTIDASSLLKNQKSIKDKSLVLKGKAPSHSDPNYIDYNKEPVVYEDASGCRGMRFELIIKPIVKDGEISVEGNNLVIKNASEILLFVSAATSFNGFDKCPDSQGKDEHKFAEAPIKKAIAKKYDSLLKEHITDFQKFFNRVSLKLNEKETNKSNLPTDIRLEQYAKGEKDAGLEALFFQFGRYLLISSSRTHNAPANLQGIWNNKLRAPWSSNYTTNINLQMNYWSVESASLSELFFPLDEYIKNASITGTETAKSYYHANGWVLHHNSDIWAMTNPVGDFGKGDPMWANWYMGANWLSRHLWEHYQYTGDKAYLKKVYPIIKGAAEFSLDWLQKDQNGHLVTMPSTSPENMFYYDGKKKGTVTTASTMDIGIIKDLFENTVEASKVLNIDSEFRQKVDKVANELLPFQIGKKGQLLEWYKDFEEEDPHHRHTSHLYALHPANLISPLKTPELANAAKKTLELRGDDGTGWSLAWKVNMWARLLDGNHAYQLFKNQLRLTKDNDPNYSRHGGCYPNLFDAHPPFQIDGNFAGTAGVIEMLMQSQNKEIHLLPALPDAWKDGEIKGITAKGNFTVDINWEDGKMSQSKIVSNVGGTCQIRSAKPFRIQKLNIQSKKSSIGYTAVFETKKGTSYTIEAYNE, from the coding sequence ATGCCATATCATTCTCTCAAAAAAAGCCTTTTATTATTGTTAACATTAACAGGATTTTCTGTTTTTGCACAACAAGATTTAAAACTGCAATATAAGCAGCCTGCTGTCGAATGGACAGAAGCGTTACCTGTAGGGAATGGAACACTTGGCGCAATGGTTTTTGGAAGAGTAGATTCAGAATTAATTCAGCTAAATGAGGCTACTTTATGGAGTGGCGGACCTGTGCAGAAAAACGTTAATCCTGATGCTTTTCAAAATCTTACTTTAATTAGAGAAGCTTTGAAAAATGAAGATTTTGAAAAAGCTTATAATCTGACTAAAAATATGCAGGGGCCTTATAGCGAAAGTTTTATGCCTTTGGGAGATCTTATTTTAAAACAAGATTTTAATGGTCAAAAAATAGAATCTTATAATAGAAGTCTTGATATTGAAACAGGATTAGCAATAACCAATTTTAGTGTAAACGGAGTTAATTATAAAAGAGAAATATTTGCTTCGGCACCAGCGCAATGTATTGTAATTAAGCTTTCGGCAGATCAATTGAAAAAACTTTCTTTTACAATTGACGCTTCTAGTCTTTTAAAAAATCAAAAATCAATAAAAGATAAATCTTTGGTTTTGAAAGGAAAAGCACCTTCACATTCAGATCCAAATTATATTGATTACAACAAAGAACCAGTTGTTTATGAAGATGCATCTGGATGCAGAGGAATGCGTTTCGAATTGATTATTAAACCAATAGTAAAAGACGGCGAAATAAGCGTTGAAGGAAATAATTTAGTAATAAAAAATGCATCTGAAATTTTACTTTTCGTTTCGGCAGCAACAAGCTTCAACGGATTTGATAAATGTCCGGATAGTCAAGGAAAAGACGAACATAAATTCGCAGAAGCTCCGATTAAAAAAGCAATTGCTAAAAAATATGACAGTTTATTAAAGGAACATATTACAGATTTTCAAAAATTCTTTAATAGAGTTTCTTTAAAATTAAATGAAAAAGAAACTAATAAATCTAATCTGCCAACAGATATAAGATTAGAACAATATGCAAAAGGAGAAAAAGATGCTGGATTGGAAGCTTTATTTTTTCAGTTCGGGCGTTATCTGTTGATTTCTTCTTCGCGTACACACAATGCGCCAGCCAACTTACAAGGAATTTGGAACAACAAACTTCGTGCTCCTTGGAGCAGTAACTATACGACAAACATTAATTTACAGATGAATTATTGGTCAGTAGAATCGGCAAGTTTGTCTGAATTATTTTTTCCGCTTGACGAATACATTAAAAATGCTTCTATAACAGGAACAGAAACTGCCAAAAGTTATTACCATGCCAACGGCTGGGTTTTACACCATAACTCAGACATCTGGGCAATGACAAATCCTGTTGGCGATTTCGGAAAAGGAGATCCTATGTGGGCAAACTGGTATATGGGAGCCAATTGGTTAAGCAGACATTTATGGGAACATTATCAATATACTGGAGATAAAGCCTATTTGAAAAAAGTATATCCAATTATAAAAGGTGCAGCTGAGTTTAGTTTAGACTGGCTTCAGAAAGATCAAAATGGTCATTTGGTAACGATGCCTTCGACTTCGCCAGAAAATATGTTTTATTATGATGGAAAAAAGAAAGGTACAGTAACAACCGCTTCTACAATGGATATCGGAATTATTAAAGATTTGTTTGAAAATACAGTCGAAGCTTCAAAAGTTTTAAATATTGATTCAGAATTCAGACAAAAAGTAGACAAAGTTGCAAATGAATTACTTCCTTTTCAAATTGGTAAAAAAGGACAATTGTTAGAATGGTACAAGGATTTTGAAGAAGAAGATCCGCATCATAGACATACCTCACATCTTTATGCGTTGCATCCAGCTAATTTAATTTCACCACTTAAAACTCCAGAATTAGCTAACGCAGCAAAAAAAACTTTAGAATTAAGAGGCGACGATGGAACTGGTTGGAGTTTGGCTTGGAAAGTAAATATGTGGGCGAGACTTTTAGATGGGAATCATGCTTATCAATTATTCAAAAATCAATTAAGATTAACAAAAGATAATGACCCTAATTATAGTAGACATGGAGGTTGTTATCCAAATCTTTTTGATGCACATCCACCTTTTCAAATTGATGGAAATTTTGCGGGAACAGCCGGTGTGATCGAAATGCTGATGCAAAGTCAGAATAAGGAAATTCATTTACTGCCTGCTCTTCCAGATGCTTGGAAAGACGGTGAAATTAAAGGCATTACAGCAAAAGGTAATTTTACAGTCGATATAAATTGGGAGGACGGAAAAATGAGTCAAAGTAAAATTGTGTCTAATGTAGGTGGAACTTGCCAAATTAGATCAGCAAAACCATTTAGAATTCAAAAGTTAAATATTCAAAGCAAAAAATCGTCAATTGGTTATACTGCTGTATTTGAAACAAAAAAAGGAACTTCTTATACTATCGAAGCTTATAATGAATAA
- a CDS encoding glycoside hydrolase family 27 protein: MKKTNLLTIMIGTFFISVLSNAQTKTFQKEEFKQWAQTPPMGWNSWDCYGPTVEEHEVKSNADYMAKELKKFGWEYVVVDIRWFVENDKAGGYNQTDPRYVIDQYGRYLPAVNRFPSAKDGQGFKPLADYIHKKGLKFGIHIMRGIPKKAVEDKMPIKGTKGITADQIYTTALQCEWLRDNYTILADKPGAQEYYDSIFELYAQWGVDFIKIDDLSRPYHEGEINLIRNAIDKCGRKIVLSTSPGETPISAASHVTSHANMWRMVDDVWDTWPHITHLMDVAQRWYPHIAPGTWPDCDMIPLGRISIRGERGNDRMTRLTKDEQYTLITFFNIFKSPLFFGGDLPSNDAFTLSLLTNKDVVKMHNESKDVKQLFQKDGKIAVTSKNAKDGSVYLALFNISDKDTQKVTVNLSDLGISGSAEVLNMWTGEKSKTTSKEINADLKSHSSVLYQLKSKK; encoded by the coding sequence ATGAAAAAAACAAACTTACTTACTATTATGATAGGGACATTTTTTATATCTGTCTTATCTAATGCACAAACCAAAACATTTCAAAAAGAAGAATTTAAACAATGGGCACAGACTCCGCCAATGGGCTGGAACAGCTGGGATTGTTATGGACCAACTGTAGAAGAACACGAAGTAAAATCCAATGCCGATTACATGGCAAAAGAACTCAAAAAGTTCGGTTGGGAATATGTTGTTGTTGATATCAGATGGTTTGTAGAAAATGATAAAGCTGGAGGTTACAATCAAACAGATCCACGTTATGTTATAGATCAATACGGAAGATATTTGCCAGCCGTTAACCGATTTCCATCTGCAAAAGACGGACAGGGTTTTAAGCCTTTAGCAGATTATATTCATAAAAAAGGATTGAAGTTCGGAATTCATATTATGCGTGGTATTCCTAAGAAAGCGGTTGAAGACAAAATGCCGATTAAAGGAACTAAAGGAATTACTGCAGATCAAATTTATACGACAGCTTTACAATGCGAATGGTTAAGAGATAACTATACAATTTTGGCTGACAAGCCAGGAGCGCAGGAATATTATGATTCTATATTCGAATTATATGCGCAATGGGGAGTAGATTTTATCAAAATCGATGATTTATCAAGACCTTATCATGAAGGAGAAATTAATTTAATTAGAAATGCCATTGATAAATGCGGACGTAAAATTGTCTTGAGTACTTCGCCTGGTGAAACGCCAATTTCTGCAGCTTCTCACGTAACTTCGCACGCTAATATGTGGCGTATGGTTGATGATGTTTGGGATACTTGGCCACATATAACACATTTAATGGATGTTGCTCAAAGATGGTATCCTCACATTGCGCCGGGAACTTGGCCAGATTGTGATATGATTCCGTTGGGACGTATTTCAATAAGAGGTGAACGCGGAAATGATCGTATGACTCGTTTAACCAAAGACGAACAATATACTTTAATTACATTTTTCAATATCTTCAAATCGCCATTGTTTTTTGGTGGAGATTTACCAAGTAATGATGCTTTTACTCTTTCACTACTAACAAATAAAGATGTTGTAAAAATGCATAATGAAAGTAAAGATGTAAAACAGCTTTTCCAAAAAGACGGAAAAATTGCTGTGACTTCAAAAAATGCTAAAGACGGAAGTGTATATCTTGCTTTGTTTAATATTTCAGATAAGGACACTCAAAAAGTAACAGTAAATCTTTCTGATCTTGGAATTTCAGGTTCAGCTGAAGTTTTGAATATGTGGACAGGTGAAAAATCAAAAACAACTTCAAAAGAAATAAATGCAGATTTAAAATCGCATAGTTCGGTTCTGTATCAATTAAAAAGCAAAAAATAA